A genomic segment from Bufo bufo chromosome 8, aBufBuf1.1, whole genome shotgun sequence encodes:
- the MRRF gene encoding ribosome-recycling factor, mitochondrial isoform X1: protein MRSFDSAMALKCVGRLRPVLQRLRGTATPGILKTSLVVPQQDHHITLLSRHLATKSSKGKTKGPARVNINTALVEDIINLKDIEQDMKNVVDSLKEDFNKNLSIRTSPGAFDHIVVKTKDGKFPLSHLGQITLKSPRLFVINMASFPESADAVVNALRQSQMNLNPELDGTIIRVPVPPVTREHRENLTKLAKQLTNKAKESVRKIRSGAVQDVKKFKTTVSEDTIKLIEKQIQQMADDVSAEMDKQLASKTKELLE, encoded by the exons GCGAAGCTTTGATTCAGCCATGGCGTTGAAGTGTGTAGGAAGACTTCGTCCTGTACTGCAGCGGCTGAGGGGCACCGCCACACCGGGCATATTGAAGACCTCGCTGGTTGTCCCACAGCAGGATCATCACATCACACTTCTCAGCAGACATCTTGCTACAAAAAGCAGTAAAG GAAAAACTAAAGGCCCGGCCCGGGTGAATATCAATACTGCTTTAGTTGAAGACATTATCAACTTGAAAGATATTGAACAAGATATGAAAAATGTGGTTGACAGCCTTAAGGAAGACTTTAACAAAAACCTATCCATCAGAACATCCCCAG GTGCATTTGACCACATTGTTGTAAAAACAAAAGATGGCAAATTTCCCTTGAGCCATTTAGGACAAATCACCCTGAAGTCTCCCCGGCTATTTGTCATCAACATGGCGAGTTTTCCAGAG AGTGCTGATGCAGTTGTGAATGCTTTAAGACAAAGTCAGATGAACCTGAATCCAGAACTAGATGGGACCATAATCCGTGTACCAGTCCCTCC GGTAACTCGAGAGCATCGGGAGAATTTGACAAAACTGGCCAAACAGCTGACAAATAAAGCAAAGGAGTCTGTACGAAAGATTCGATCTGGGGCTGTACAGGACGTTAAGAAATTTAAGACTACAGTTTCTGAAGACACAATAAAATTGATAGAAAAACAG
- the MRRF gene encoding ribosome-recycling factor, mitochondrial isoform X2: MALKCVGRLRPVLQRLRGTATPGILKTSLVVPQQDHHITLLSRHLATKSSKGKTKGPARVNINTALVEDIINLKDIEQDMKNVVDSLKEDFNKNLSIRTSPGAFDHIVVKTKDGKFPLSHLGQITLKSPRLFVINMASFPESADAVVNALRQSQMNLNPELDGTIIRVPVPPVTREHRENLTKLAKQLTNKAKESVRKIRSGAVQDVKKFKTTVSEDTIKLIEKQIQQMADDVSAEMDKQLASKTKELLE; this comes from the exons ATGGCGTTGAAGTGTGTAGGAAGACTTCGTCCTGTACTGCAGCGGCTGAGGGGCACCGCCACACCGGGCATATTGAAGACCTCGCTGGTTGTCCCACAGCAGGATCATCACATCACACTTCTCAGCAGACATCTTGCTACAAAAAGCAGTAAAG GAAAAACTAAAGGCCCGGCCCGGGTGAATATCAATACTGCTTTAGTTGAAGACATTATCAACTTGAAAGATATTGAACAAGATATGAAAAATGTGGTTGACAGCCTTAAGGAAGACTTTAACAAAAACCTATCCATCAGAACATCCCCAG GTGCATTTGACCACATTGTTGTAAAAACAAAAGATGGCAAATTTCCCTTGAGCCATTTAGGACAAATCACCCTGAAGTCTCCCCGGCTATTTGTCATCAACATGGCGAGTTTTCCAGAG AGTGCTGATGCAGTTGTGAATGCTTTAAGACAAAGTCAGATGAACCTGAATCCAGAACTAGATGGGACCATAATCCGTGTACCAGTCCCTCC GGTAACTCGAGAGCATCGGGAGAATTTGACAAAACTGGCCAAACAGCTGACAAATAAAGCAAAGGAGTCTGTACGAAAGATTCGATCTGGGGCTGTACAGGACGTTAAGAAATTTAAGACTACAGTTTCTGAAGACACAATAAAATTGATAGAAAAACAG